The Fusarium fujikuroi IMI 58289 draft genome, chromosome FFUJ_chr05 DNA segment CGTTGTCCCCCATATTCTAAGACCATTCATAGCCCCGCTGCTACCCTCCTACAGAACACTACTTCGCAACGTCTCGTCAGGTCGAAGAGTTATTGGAGACATCATTCGCTCCCAGCAAGGTGATGGCAACGAGGACATCCTGTCATGGATGAGGGATGCTGCGACAGGGGAAGAAAAGCAAATTGACAACATTGCCCAGCGGATGCTTATCCTGAGTCTCGCGTCTATTCACACTACGGCAATGACGATGACGCATGCTATGTATGACTTATGTGCTTGCCCTGAGTACATAGAGCCTCTTAGAGATGAGGTCAAAAGTGTCGTTGGCGCTAGTGGTTGGGACAAGACGGCGTTGAATCGATTCCACAAACTCGACAGCTTTCTCAAAGAGTCACAACGCTTCAACCCCGTGTTCCTCTGTAAgtccttctccatctttAGCTCTTCTAGGATCTGGCTGAAACCTATAGTAACGTTCAATCGCATTTATCACCAATCCATGACACTCTCAGATGGCACCAACATCCCATCAGGCACTCGCATCGCGGTTCCCTCTCACGCGATGCTTCAGGACTCAGCGCATGTCCCAGGCCCGACGCCACCAACCGAGTTTGATGGATTTAGATACTCAAAGATTCGCTCAGACTCAAACTATGCACAGAAATATCTCTTCTCCATGACTGATTCTAGTAACATGGCGTTTGGGTATGGGAAATACGCCTGCCCAGGGCGGTTCTATGCATCTAATGAGATGAAGCTGACTTTGGCGATACTCCTTTTACAATTTGAGTTCAAGTTGCCAGATGGGAAAGGAAGACCACGAAATATCACTATTGATAGTGACATGATACCTGATCCGAGAGCTAGGCTGTGCGTTAGGAAGCGATCACTGAGAGATGAATGATAAACAGTCTCATAAATACGGTTGAGATAGTTTTCAATTCCAAATTGACATTTAGAATCCAAATTCGATCCAGAATGCTTCAAAGTGACGTCCGAAGAGTTCGGGATCAAGTCTACCAACTTCGGGGCGAGCACTATTCTTCCTAGGTTTCTTGGCAGTGTCCATCCTGAGTTAAACTCAATCACACATTTTCATTACTGAGCAACATCCAATTTTTCTCTTACTTGGATATCAATATCAGAAGAGAGAagtgaaagaggaagagaaatcGTTGAGACATTCTAAGTCCGGGGACACGGTTGACCCCGAATCGTGGCTCTAACAAACTTCGCGAAGGGTCAAACAGCAAACCCTTGCAATTTCAAATGAACCAAACTCATGAGTCATCATTTCCGGATCGACTACCTCTTATGGGAAATAGTTTGAGGGTTCTGCATATGTGGCGTTGCTCATGTGCCGAGGTAAACATAGAAAATCTGACTGCCACTTCGGATAGTCCTGACATTGACTATTCATAAGCTTGACATTCATAGTTACTCCGACGATCTAGGCCGGCCCGTTGTACTAGTGAAGCTCGAAAAGAGGAGGTCTTGCGTTGCAATGGGAGGGTTACATACACATGCCATAGGTACACCCAGGGGTCTGAATTGTAACCACACGGCTGGTTATCAACAAAGCGCTTCTAGAACCACCCAAAGGACACGTCAATCTATCAGTCTGTCGGCAGACTACATTGTCACATTTTAGGCTTTCAAATAGCACATTAAAATGAGGCTTGACAAAGTTCGGTGCCGAACAAGCGTAAGATATTAGTTGTTTGTCGGCTGATCAAGGTCGTGGTATGAACGCCGTAGCAGATACCTTACCTTGGTAGCTCAGGCAAACGAGTAACATTTATAGAGCTTCACTGGCCTTGGAGTCATATGTACGGTATCACCGTTgcatttttattttattttttggCAGCGTGCGTCTCCATAAACCTCCATCTGTGAATCAAGTCAGACTCACCTATCACCGTTATCATTCTTGTCACGATGCCTCATAAAGATAATCTTCTTGAATCGCCAGTGGGCAAGAGTGTCACTGCTACTATAGCCTACCATAGCGGACCGGCTCTTCCAACCTCCCCGATCGCTGGTGTCACTACGCTCCAAGACTGCACTCAGCAGGCCGTAGCAGTGACTGATATCCGCCCTTCAGTCTCGTCCTTTACCCTAGATGGTAACGGCTTCCAGGTTGTCAAACATACATCGGCGGTAGGCTCTCCGCCGTATGATCACTCGTCGTGGACAGATCCAGTCGTTCGCAAGGAAGTGTATGACCCCGAAATCATTGAACTGGCAAAGTCTCTCACTGGAGCCAAGAAGGTCATGATTCTACTTGCTTCGTCTCGGAATGTTCCCTTCAAGGAGCCAGAGCTCGCCCCTCCTTATCCCATGCCTGGCAAATCAAGCAGCGGCAGCAAGGAAAGGGAAGCCATCCCAGCTAATGAGCTCCCTACTACAAGGGCAAAAGGTTTCCAAAAAGGCGAAGAGGAAGGCCCAGTACGAAAGCCTCATAAGGACTGGGGTCCATCCGGTGCGTGGAACACTCTCCGGAACTGGAGCCAAGAGCTCATTGATGAGGCTGGcgatatcatcaaggctGGCGATGAGGCTGCAAAGCTGCCAGGGGGCAGAGCAAAGAACTACCAAGGCAGACGATGGGCCCTGTATACTACCTGGCGTCCACTGAAAACTGTCAAGCGGGATCCCATGGCCTATGTAGACTACTGGAcagctgatgaggaagatggcgtGAGCT contains these protein-coding regions:
- a CDS encoding gibberellin cluster-kaurenoxidase (diterpencyclase), which produces MPLMDVHWLIYVAFGAWLCSYVIHVLSSSSTVKVPVVGYRSVFEPTWLLRLRFVWEGGSIIGQGYNKFKDSIFQVRKLGTDIVIIPPNYIDEVRKLSQDKTRSVEPFINDFAGQYTRGMVFLQSDLQNRVIQQRLTPKLVSLTKVMKEELDYALTKEMPDMKNDEWVEVDISSIMVRLISRISARVFLGPEHCRNQEWLTTTAEYSESLFITGFILRVVPHILRPFIAPLLPSYRTLLRNVSSGRRVIGDIIRSQQGDGNEDILSWMRDAATGEEKQIDNIAQRMLILSLASIHTTAMTMTHAMYDLCACPEYIEPLRDEVKSVVGASGWDKTALNRFHKLDSFLKESQRFNPVFLLTFNRIYHQSMTLSDGTNIPSGTRIAVPSHAMLQDSAHVPGPTPPTEFDGFRYSKIRSDSNYAQKYLFSMTDSSNMAFGYGKYACPGRFYASNEMKLTLAILLLQFEFKLPDGKGRPRNITIDSDMIPDPRARLCVRKRSLRDE
- a CDS encoding gibberellin cluster-GA4-Desaturase — its product is MPHKDNLLESPVGKSVTATIAYHSGPALPTSPIAGVTTLQDCTQQAVAVTDIRPSVSSFTLDGNGFQVVKHTSAVGSPPYDHSSWTDPVVRKEVYDPEIIELAKSLTGAKKVMILLASSRNVPFKEPELAPPYPMPGKSSSGSKEREAIPANELPTTRAKGFQKGEEEGPVRKPHKDWGPSGAWNTLRNWSQELIDEAGDIIKAGDEAAKLPGGRAKNYQGRRWALYTTWRPLKTVKRDPMAYVDYWTADEEDGVSFWRNPPGVHGTFESDVLLTKANPKHKWYWISDQTPDEVLLMKIMDTESEKDGSEIAGGVHHCSFHLPGTEKEEVRESIETKFIAFW